A genomic stretch from Aedes albopictus strain Foshan chromosome 2, AalbF5, whole genome shotgun sequence includes:
- the LOC109426645 gene encoding uncharacterized protein LOC109426645 has translation MTSVTVLAAILLGPQLWGSMHAITIASGKKVSASEKERKTESLTFSANGEDQLIFSDTTFQVSNDGSRRVPESIRRVGDAKRVEEFFESGWRPVYVFNSEKAGRKLSDQFPQESVHHTKVVAEPWNKTTRLFRFSESDIMMSPVIVQTEQSSVASTNKVRFKDDSSEEELSYEDSSQQLNVGEVNLVENYSGITPRMLKFEEKDRMKFEKDSPKTSKVVSESPKIKRDEAESVHSANYEVYLVEKLLKNTTDLLRAEDTDNKQDYSGDTQPRILQTERNIPDAENNTPTSSRNASRFFRFEDTVAVPETNPVRNFKFQDSHSSRDEFKFPKNDEPRVTETRYSSGKPFKFRESNNKPQNPASSTMRFEETPSTPNRFFNDASSIPHSTEDQFYTVKATIQIQESNSPAITPPTIPITTRRPYKKKKGKIYNQNGIDIRKQDGFNYQSPQEYDNYLQNGQHQANYQIPPTPQGGPDSSYYPNPNPGPVSPGTPYPPFDPSTYYIQNYLANYPYQQQSSPLQQPYADASASYPQQPNVPTNLINGGQSDSPISPQSIFGFLQSIFNFAPGTFGNYAGPQAPSPSSSHHLADPSGSGGGGGGAHTHHSASPISGSPIMSVSSQLRKALDNISGNDELQCVPKLICMMSRRSSGQGFSTYVNRGLLSTVLSAVPDSSPWLKFSRAALLGYGIGANSCDVYYPKCPKDEPEIIHYLNNHRGGFFRFFNDDHKSSSSSG, from the exons ATGACAAGTGTTACGGTGCTCGCAGCAATTTTGCTGGGCCCTCAGCTGTGGGGTAGTATGCATGCTATCACCATTGCAAGTGGCAAAAAGGTTTCCGCCAGTGAAAAAGAAAGGAAAACTGAAAG TTTAACGTTTTCTGCAAACGGTGAAGATCAACTGATATTCAGCGATACGACGTTTCAAGTGAGCAATGATGGTTCTAGGAGAGTGCCGGAGTCTATAAGAAGAGTTGGTGATGCTAAGAGggtagaagaattttttgaatcaGGCTGGCGACCAGTGTATGTCTTCAATTCGGAAAAAGCTGGGAGGAAATTGTCAGATCAGTTTCCTCAGGAATCAGTTCATCATACAAAGGTGGTCGCAGAGCCGTGGAATAAAACAACAAGGTTGTTCCGGTTTTCGGAATCTGATATTATGATGAGTCCTGTAATTGTGCAAACGGAGCAGTCAAGTGTGGCATCAACCAATAAGGTCAGATTTAAGGATGATTCATCGGAGGAAGAACTATCGTACGAAGATTCTTCGCAACAACTGAATGTTGGAGAAGTGAATCTGGTTGAAAACTACTCGGGAATTACTCCACGAATgttgaaatttgaagaaaaagatcgaatgaaatttgaaaaagattcacCAAAAACTTCGAAAGTTGTAAGTGAGTCACCAAAAATCAAAAGAGACGAAGCTGAATCAGTGCACTCGGCAAACTATGAAGTGTATTTAGTagaaaaactgttaaaaaatacTACAGATCTACTGCGAGCTGAAGATACTGATAACAAACAGGATTATTCTGGTGATACTCAACCACGAATCTTGCAAACTGAACGGAATAtaccagatgcagaaaacaacacTCCAACAAGTTCAAGAAATGCAAGTAGATTTTTCCGATTCGAAGATACTGTAGCAGTACCTGAAACAAATCCAGTcagaaatttcaaatttcaagatAGCCATTCATCACGAGACGAATTCAAATTTCCTAAAAATGATGAACCCAGAGTCACCGAAACCCGTTACAGTTCTGGAAAACCGTTCAAATTTCGAGAATCCAATAATAAACCGCAAAATCCAGCATCGTCTACCATGCGATTCGAAGAAACGCCATCAACGCCGAATCGATTTTTCAACGATGCTTCATCTATACCGCACAGCACAGAGGATCAGTTTTATACGGTAAAAGCAACAATACAAATTCAAGAATCCAATAGCCCCGCTATTACGCCACCGACAATCCCCATCACTACTAGAAGACCTTATAAGAAAAAGAAGGGTAAAATCTACAATCAAAACGGAATCGATATCCGCAAGCAGGATGGCTTCAACTACCAGAGTCCCCAAGAATACgacaactatctacaaaacggtcAACATCAAGCCAATTATCAGATTCCCCCGACACCCCAAGGTGGCCCCGATAGCTCCTATTACCCAAACCCCAACCCTGGCCCCGTCAGCCCAGGAACGCCATATCCACCCTTCGACCCCAGCACCTACTACATTCAGAACTATCTCGCCAACTATCCATACCAGCAACAATCTTCACCGCTCCAGCAACCCTACGCCGATGCATCCGCTTCCTATCCGCAGCAGCCGAACGTCCCAACGAACCTCATCAACGGTGGCCAATCGGACAGCCCCATTAGCCCCCAAAGCATTTTCGGTTTCCTACAGAGCATATTCAACTTTGCCCCAGGCACATTTGGCAACTACGCCGGCCCACAAGCGCCATCCCCGTCGTCTAGTCATCATTTAGCCGATCCAAGTGGAAGTGGCGGCGGTGGCGGAGGAGCACACACGCATCACTCCGCATCGCCGATCTCTGGGTCGCCCATCATGTCCGTCAGCAGCCAGCTTCGGAAGGCACTGGACAATATCTCCGGCAATGACGAGCTCCAGTGCGTGCCGAAGCTGATCTGCATGATGTCCAGGCGGTCCAGCGGCCAGGGATTCAGTACCTACGTCAATCGGGGATTGTTGAGCAC